Genomic window (Pseudomonas hydrolytica):
GGGAGCAGGACCCGGCGATAGTCGCCGTGGTCCTGCGTGCCGCCGGCGGCAAGGCCTTCTGCGCTGGCGGCGACATCCGCATGCTGTACGAGAGCCAGCGCGCCGGCGACAACCAGAACGTGCTGTTCCTCGAAGAGGAATACGCCCTCGACGAATACCTGCACGGCTACGCCAAGCCGGTAGTGGCGCTGATGGACGGCTACGTGCTCGGCGGCGGCATGGGCCTGGCCCAGGCCGCCTCGTTGCGGGTGATCACCGAGCGCACGCGGATGGGCATGCCCGAGGTCGGCATCGGTTTCTTCCCCGATGTCGGCGGCAGCTACTTCCTGCCACGCCTGCCGGGCGAGCTGGGTGTGTACCTGGGTGTCACCGGCGTGCAGGTGCGCGCCGCCGACGCGCTCTACGCCGGCCTGGCCGATTACTGCCTGGGCAGCGAGCGGCTTGCCGATCTGGACACCCGTCTCGACCAGCTGCATTGGAGTGCCTCGCCCCGCGAGGACCTGCGCGCACTGCTCGCCGAGCTGGCCACCGTGCGCATCCCCGGCTCCGAGCTGAAGGCCCTGCGCCTGGCGATCGACCAGCATTTCGCCCTGCCCGACCTGCTGGCGATTCGCGACGCGCTGCGCCGGGAGAATCGCCCGGAGCTGCGCGACTGGGCCGAGGAAACCCTGCGCGTACTCGACAGCCGCTCACCGCTGGCGATGGCGGTGACCCTGGAGCTGCTGCGCCGCGGCCGCTACCTGAGCCTGGCCGACTGCTTCGCCCTGGAGCTGCACCTGGACTATCAGTGGTTCGCCAAGGGCGACCTGATGGAGGGCGTGCGCGCCCTGATCATCGACAAGGACAAGCAACCGCGCTGGAACCCGCCCACCCTGGATGAACTGGCGCCGGCGCGGGTGCAGGCCTTCTTCAACGGCTTCCGCCCGGCCTCCGGCAAGCCCCTTCGCACCGCCTGAGCGCAGGAGAACATGATGAACGATCTGCAACTGACCGAAGAACAACGCATGATCCGCGACATGGCGCGCGACTTCGCCCGCAGCGAGGTGGCGCCCCACGCCCAGGCCTGGGAGCAGGCCGGCTGGATCGACGACGCCGTGGTGGCGCAGATGGGCGAACTAGGTCTGCTCGGCATGGTGGTGCCGGACGCCTGGGGCGGCAGCTACACCGACTATGTGGCCTATGCCCTGGCCGTGGAGGAAATCTCCGCCGGCGACGGCGCCCTCGGCGCGCTGATGAGCATCCACAACTCGGTGGGCTGCGGGCCGCTGCTCAAGTATGGCAGCGCGGCCCAGCAGGACGCCTGGCTGCCGGCGCTGGCCAGCGGCCAGGCCATCGGCTGCTTCTGCCTGACCGAACCGCAGGCCGGCTCCGAAGCCAACAACTTGCGTACCCAGGCGTTGCTGCAGGACGGTCACTGGGTGCTCAACGGCGCCAAGCAGTTCGTCAGCAGCGGCAAGCGTGCGCAGCTGGCCATCGTCTTCGCC
Coding sequences:
- a CDS encoding enoyl-CoA hydratase/isomerase family protein codes for the protein MSQEQAVLAEVRNGIGHLTLNRPEGLNALDLPMVRLLCRHLWAWEQDPAIVAVVLRAAGGKAFCAGGDIRMLYESQRAGDNQNVLFLEEEYALDEYLHGYAKPVVALMDGYVLGGGMGLAQAASLRVITERTRMGMPEVGIGFFPDVGGSYFLPRLPGELGVYLGVTGVQVRAADALYAGLADYCLGSERLADLDTRLDQLHWSASPREDLRALLAELATVRIPGSELKALRLAIDQHFALPDLLAIRDALRRENRPELRDWAEETLRVLDSRSPLAMAVTLELLRRGRYLSLADCFALELHLDYQWFAKGDLMEGVRALIIDKDKQPRWNPPTLDELAPARVQAFFNGFRPASGKPLRTA